The region CATCATGTGGTGAGGTAATGAGGGAGGGAGTCAGTGGGGTGGCTGGTCAATGGAGGGCTGGAAAACAGCATGATTTTCGGGGCAACTGGGCTGTCTTGAGAGGACCTAGCATGGCAGGAAGGGGAAAAACTACTAATAGAGTTCTATACACTCTTAAATCTAGAGTTACACATTGTATATACAAGTTTACCttacacaagaaagaaaagacttttttGAAACCTTTGCTTATTAAACAAGAAGACTGTCTAAAATCATGGAGAAAGCCAAAGTATATTGAATAAAAGTATTTATTCCCAATTTGATGTAGTGAGTCCTGCATAAACAGagctatgtgtgcatgtgtaaatgtaACCAACCACACACTTAGGCAGAATTTTCAGGAGGTGATATAATTTACTATCTGTGTATAAACTCTGGTTATACCAGGGAATAGAAATTCTTCATGGGTATGAAACTAACAATCCAATTCCATCTTTGGTACATTTCTCCTAAATAAAAATGTACCAACAATAGTCACACATCTAGAGTTATTAATGACTGCTTGTAGATTATATTCTACCCCCAAATTGCAAAGTTATATGTCCCATTCTATTGCTAAGgaaatctatttttttgttttgagaaaacttATCTTTTGTAGTAACTTTTTAAGAGAAACTTTGACATCTTTATTTCTCAGGCAGTAGATCAGAGGATTCAACATAGGCACAATAATGGTATAAAACACTGATGCTACTTTCCCTTGGTCCATGGAGTTGACTGAAGATGGCTGTAGATACATGAATGCTGTAGTACCAAAAAAAATTGCAACCGCCATGATATGGGAGCTACAGGTGCGAAAGGCCTTGACTCTGCCTCCAGTGGATTGAATGTGAAAGATGCTGACAATGATGAAGATATAAGAGCTAAGGATGGTCATGGCTGGTACAATAATATTAAATGCACTGAAGGAGAGTGCTAGTACTTCATTAATATAAGTACTAGAGCAAGAGAGCTCCAGTAATGGAAAAAGATCACAGAAGTAGTGATTTATTATATCAAACTTACAGAAGAACACTCTTAATAGGAAGATTGTGTGAGCTGTGGCACTGAGTAAGCCAATACCATACACCACAACTACCATCAATGAACAGACTTGATAGGACATGGTTACATTGTAAAGCAAAGGGCTAGATAtagccacatagcggtcatatgCCATTGCAGCTAACATGTGACATTCAGAAACAGcaaaagcacagaaaaagaagaaCTGAGCTATGCATTCTGGGTACGGGATGACATTCTTCTCTGTCACAAAGTTCAGCAGCATTTTGGGAGTAATGACAGTGGACTGACAGCAGTCAATAAAGGACAGACTGCTGAGTAAATAATACATGGGTGTGTGTAGCTGAGAACTAAACAGAATCAAGATGATCATACCCAGGTTTCCAACAACTGTAAATGAATAGACTGCTAGGAAGATAAGGAATAGAGGCAGTTGGAGCTCTGGATTCTCTGTTAAACCAGCAAGGATGAACTCAGCCACTGAGGTCTGATTGATTTCTTCCATTGTCTTCTGGAAACTCTGTAAAAAATTgtatacaaaattaaattttgaagtATTCATTCTATAATTCAATGGATCATAAAACAGAATTCAAATCTCCAATCACCTAccattcttctttttctgagaattcagagattttttttagtCCTGGAGAAAGGAGATATGCAAAGAAATAATCACACACTTACTCACATATTTGTGACTTTTGTCATAAGACCTAATTTTATTGGTACCCATATCCTACCATGGATGAATCATTCTAGCACCTTGAATTGAGTTTTTTAAGAATTTCTCATGACTTATGTATACCATCATTTTggtaggtattttattttatgataaattAAAAGCATTATACACAAGAGGTCCATAGTCATAATTGCAGTTAATGATGAAAGAATTGAAGATTTTACTCTAAAATAATGAACAAGAGAGTTGTCTACCTCTTCATTTTAATTCTAGATGTTTTTCTATGGAAATGAGACACAAAAATTGAACCTAAAAGCCAGTAGGTTAGAAACCAAGCATATTTAACATCTACTAGTACATAAATATAaccaaacatatttaaaacactgaattggctaaagaaaattttatatgcAATTAacagaacaattttttttaaccaattcTAAATCATAAAGAAAGGTTCACAATGAATACAGGTCAATAATGTTAATTCATGCTCTTTTGAAGCAGTGTTTATATAGCAATACCAAAATGCTTATTTTCTTGAGTACTTATATTTAAACAAGAGCTCATGTTTATTTTAATGCTTCTTTTAAGTATATTTCTACTATAAAAGCTGAGAACCATATACCATATATTGTGACTTTGTATCATTTATCTTAGGCTCACTTTGTCAGGTGCATCCTAAATATAAATGCACCATAAGCAAAAATCCAAAATGTTTAATGATgaagaattgttttatttttttctatcagcAAATTGAGATGCAAAGAACAACACCTATTtgtaataaattatttcattaatatgaccttttaaaatgttcatcttACCATTACCATTAACAATATAACTGATATATTTATCATTTCTCCAAGTTTCCTTGTAACAATTAGTGTCTCTTGCTTGTCTGATATTTTTAGTAAAAATATACTAGAATTCATATTTAGTAATAATTCACAACTAATGAATGGTTTTGAATTATACAATGTGTTATTTTAAACTTTCACCATGATACTACACAGAACATCTTCCTGAAGATGTTCAGATGAAAAACTGATTCACTTAAACCACTGGAGACTCTGAAATAATCAAACATGTGTATTACGTATATTATCCTCCCTATACACCATTCTTGTATTCTCTGGATCACTGATATTTATCATTACA is a window of Arvicanthis niloticus isolate mArvNil1 chromosome 26, mArvNil1.pat.X, whole genome shotgun sequence DNA encoding:
- the LOC143438825 gene encoding olfactory receptor 8G50-like isoform X1, with the translated sequence MSFQKTMEEINQTSVAEFILAGLTENPELQLPLFLIFLAVYSFTVVGNLGMIILILFSSQLHTPMYYLLSSLSFIDCCQSTVITPKMLLNFVTEKNVIPYPECIAQFFFFCAFAVSECHMLAAMAYDRYVAISSPLLYNVTMSYQVCSLMVVVVYGIGLLSATAHTIFLLRVFFCKFDIINHYFCDLFPLLELSCSSTYINEVLALSFSAFNIIVPAMTILSSYIFIIVSIFHIQSTGGRVKAFRTCSSHIMAVAIFFGTTAFMYLQPSSVNSMDQGKVASVFYTIIVPMLNPLIYCLRNKDVKVSLKKLLQKISFLKTKK
- the LOC143438825 gene encoding olfactory receptor 8G50-like isoform X2, which encodes MEEINQTSVAEFILAGLTENPELQLPLFLIFLAVYSFTVVGNLGMIILILFSSQLHTPMYYLLSSLSFIDCCQSTVITPKMLLNFVTEKNVIPYPECIAQFFFFCAFAVSECHMLAAMAYDRYVAISSPLLYNVTMSYQVCSLMVVVVYGIGLLSATAHTIFLLRVFFCKFDIINHYFCDLFPLLELSCSSTYINEVLALSFSAFNIIVPAMTILSSYIFIIVSIFHIQSTGGRVKAFRTCSSHIMAVAIFFGTTAFMYLQPSSVNSMDQGKVASVFYTIIVPMLNPLIYCLRNKDVKVSLKKLLQKISFLKTKK